One Kineococcus aurantiacus genomic window carries:
- a CDS encoding deaminase, with protein MLDVALDQARTGAAEGGVPIGAALFTLDGALLGAGRNRRVQHDDPSVHGETDAFRAAGRRPSYRDTVMVTTLSPCWYCSGLVRQFGIGHLLVGESRTFTGGHDWLADHGVSVTVLDDERCRDLMAGFIERRPDVWFEDIGQEVP; from the coding sequence CTGCTCGACGTGGCCCTCGACCAGGCCCGCACGGGGGCCGCCGAGGGCGGCGTCCCCATCGGCGCCGCGCTGTTCACCCTCGACGGCGCGCTCCTCGGCGCCGGCCGCAACCGCCGCGTGCAGCACGACGACCCCTCCGTGCACGGCGAGACCGACGCGTTCCGCGCCGCCGGCCGCCGGCCCTCCTACCGGGACACCGTCATGGTGACCACGCTGTCGCCGTGCTGGTACTGCAGCGGCCTGGTGCGGCAGTTCGGCATCGGGCACCTCCTGGTGGGGGAGAGCCGGACGTTCACTGGCGGCCACGACTGGCTCGCCGACCACGGCGTGTCGGTGACCGTCCTGGACGACGAGCGGTGCCGGGACCTCATGGCCGGTTTCATCGAGCGGCGCCCCGACGTGTGGTTCGAGGACATCGGGCAGGAGGTCCCGTGA
- a CDS encoding PucR family transcriptional regulator ligand-binding domain-containing protein produces the protein MTAPTITDTAYGAGMVLSVRDALHHPVVVDAQPELLSGGEGLGAPVRWVHSSEIYEIGPLLRGGELLLTTGLGVATVDAGARRHYVRDLADRGVAALAVEVGRSLPQVPPEMADEAARRGFPLVALREVVPFTRISETLNTVIIGDATLRLRFAERVTAAVEGAQVEERGLSGLLSAVGDLVHRPLVLVSAAGALVAAAGTATDREAWRVVEGGGHRAPVVVRGREWGVVAVGAPPADEDPGVGGVVDEEDLVTALRRLVPALAVEVMRAQRAPSRSDQLAEGLLAELADGSPPADTDVLVRAGAAGFHPGGGDVVVAVAVEAPESRAASAVLDSAARSTGGVLLRGRVGAEVLGLFALADDGDPVRVVAAAVERAWQRAGRPPLRVAVGEPVRTGRPAVGWRWSLGRARATLAVAGTTPAPVPGTTAPGTATPVTTSRVWVLDLLLRDAGPAVHDLTAAVLDPLQRWDERHGSDLVRTVETHLRLGCSPGRTAAALRIGRQTTYQRLRRAEELLGHPLDDPDAHAALLVAAAAARSAAAAPAGLSGSRADRPAGSPAGRPPGA, from the coding sequence GTGACCGCACCGACGATCACGGACACCGCGTACGGTGCGGGCATGGTCCTGAGCGTGCGCGACGCCCTGCACCACCCCGTGGTCGTCGACGCCCAGCCGGAGCTGCTCAGCGGCGGGGAGGGTCTGGGGGCACCGGTCCGGTGGGTGCACTCCAGCGAGATCTACGAGATCGGGCCGCTGCTGCGCGGTGGGGAGCTGCTGCTGACGACGGGCCTGGGGGTGGCGACGGTCGACGCGGGCGCGCGCCGGCACTACGTGCGCGACCTGGCCGACCGGGGGGTCGCCGCCCTGGCCGTGGAGGTGGGCCGGTCGCTGCCGCAGGTGCCGCCGGAGATGGCCGACGAGGCCGCCCGCCGGGGTTTCCCGCTGGTGGCGCTGCGGGAGGTGGTGCCCTTCACGCGCATCTCCGAGACGCTGAACACGGTCATCATCGGCGACGCGACGCTGCGGCTGCGGTTCGCCGAACGGGTCACCGCGGCCGTCGAGGGCGCCCAGGTCGAGGAGCGCGGGCTGTCGGGGCTGCTGTCGGCGGTGGGCGACCTGGTGCACCGACCGCTCGTGCTCGTCTCGGCCGCCGGTGCCCTCGTCGCGGCCGCCGGGACGGCCACCGACCGCGAGGCCTGGCGCGTCGTGGAGGGTGGCGGCCACCGCGCGCCGGTCGTGGTCCGCGGGCGGGAGTGGGGCGTGGTGGCCGTCGGCGCCCCGCCGGCGGACGAGGACCCGGGGGTGGGCGGGGTCGTCGACGAGGAGGACCTGGTGACGGCCCTGCGCCGGCTCGTGCCCGCCCTGGCGGTGGAGGTGATGCGCGCCCAGCGCGCCCCCAGCCGCTCCGACCAGCTCGCCGAGGGGCTGCTGGCCGAGCTCGCCGACGGCTCCCCACCGGCCGACACCGACGTCCTCGTGCGCGCCGGCGCCGCCGGTTTCCACCCCGGCGGCGGGGACGTCGTGGTCGCCGTGGCCGTCGAGGCCCCCGAGAGCCGGGCCGCTTCGGCGGTGCTGGACTCCGCGGCCCGCAGCACCGGCGGGGTGCTGCTGCGCGGCCGCGTCGGGGCCGAGGTGCTCGGGTTGTTCGCCCTGGCCGACGACGGCGACCCGGTGCGGGTGGTGGCCGCCGCCGTGGAGCGGGCGTGGCAGCGCGCCGGGCGTCCCCCGCTGCGCGTCGCGGTGGGCGAACCGGTGCGCACCGGGCGCCCCGCGGTGGGCTGGCGGTGGTCCCTGGGGCGGGCCCGGGCGACCCTGGCCGTGGCCGGGACCACCCCGGCGCCGGTGCCGGGGACGACCGCGCCGGGGACCGCGACGCCGGTGACCACGAGCCGGGTGTGGGTCCTGGACCTGCTGCTGCGCGACGCCGGCCCGGCCGTGCACGACCTGACCGCCGCGGTCCTGGACCCGTTGCAGCGCTGGGACGAACGGCACGGCAGCGACCTGGTCCGTACGGTGGAGACGCACCTGCGGCTGGGCTGCTCCCCCGGTCGCACGGCCGCCGCGCTGCGCATCGGGCGGCAGACCACCTACCAGCGGCTGCGCCGCGCCGAGGAGCTCCTGGGCCACCCCCTCGACGACCCCGACGCCCACGCCGCGCTGCTCGTGGCGGCGGCCGCGGCCCGGTCGGCCGCCGCGGCGCCCGCGGGTCTCAGCGGGTCGCGGGCGGACCGGCCGGCAGGCTCGCCAGCCGGTCGGCCACCCGGCGCGTGA